The window GGTTTACAGTCAAATGCTCTTGCTTTATTTTTGTCTCCAGGGTATCTCCGCCAACACACCGTGTCCATCCGCGTTCCACTTCTATATCACTCACGGGTCACGTGACCTCTGGCAGTGatataagaaataacacacactcCGCCACACACTTCACGCCTGGCTTCCTTTAATGCCTCAGATAACAATGTGGGATGAGAGGCCAGGTGGTAGTGTTAACCCTTCCACTGCCTTGGATCGGATGacgtagtggtgtgtgtgtgtgtctgtgtgtgtgtgtgtgtgtgtgtgtgtgtctgtgtgtgtgtgtgtctgtgtgtgtgtgtgtgtgtgcacccacATAAATATATACTCTTCAGAACCCCAGCAACCCTAAAGAAGCTCACAAGTATAGATCAGACGTCTCAGGCTCTGAGGATCAATGTCTGCAAGGCCAACTTTAAGACCTCTGTAGCTTTCACAGCTTTCCACAGCCCACACTTAGAATTGCATCTCTTCTCTTATTAGAAAGGAGGAATGGAAATCAAGTAGCTGCCTGCCTGGCTAGTCTATACCACATCTCCCAccttgagccagtttgctacaacaggaaaattatcctgcagcaacaagaaatgtgtattattatgtggattataattaatggacatttttgtagaggTTGACAATTCctttgtaagggaaaatcaagtctgaaatttcaaagtggaaattacaaatgcctttttaaacctcaaatacactacaaattaagatcctacatctgtatacctGTCAcccattctctctcgctctctctctctctcgctctctctctctgtattttctATTATAGCCTTTTGTCTTTTCCTTCTCCATTCAGCTATGCCTCTCTCATATTTTGGTGTGAGAGCGAGGAGCGTTCCAGCAGGATGCACTCAGAGGCTTACTGAGTCTGCCTGGCCCTGCCAGCACCAGCTCTGGGTTTGGACGGCTGTTGGCTGTGACAGTTCTGATTGGTCAGTTTCTGTGCCCTGTAAAATGGAGCTGGGCCCTTCTGCTGCCTGCTCCCCTCTACTGATCAGCCACTTCAGCAGCGCTGCATTACGCGAGGCTACACCACACTAGCCAACACAACACTTGCCCCCAAACAACAAACAAGCAGCCTAGCTACCAGCAATCAGGCCCGCATTCGACAAGGACTGGACTGTCGCTTGGCTCAGCCAGCTCACAGTGCCAGTCAAATCATCCAGCAAAAGTCTTTTAAAGTAAATCTTTGCATAGGCCTATTTTCACGGTTACTGCCTGCAGAATTGGCCCCGCTGCTTTTTGGATGTGGGTTCTGTGGTTGGCTGTGTGATTGGTGGGTTTGATTGAAGTGAGCGGTCCTGGCTGGAATGAGATGTGGACTGTGACTGACAGACGTGGGCACAAGGAGCAGATGCCTCAACTACACCATACTATAAACCCAAACAGGAGTCATGCCAATGCTGCCTGCCCATCCACTCCTCTGTCTTTTATGAGCCTCTGAATAAGCAGCTgtcactgccacacacacacacacacctgtgtacACACATTCTGCACAGTCAtaaagtatgtatgtatgtatgtatgaatgaATGATAGGACTTAACTGAAGAATGAATACAGGAGTTCATCAGGACTTTGCTTTTCTCCAACCGATATGTGCTCTATTTGTCTGATTGGTGTTATGTGGTTCTAGCACCTTGTTCAATATGCCAGGTCATGttacagtctatatttatgaaCATATGGCAAGTCAATACCTAAATGGAAGATGGAGAGGACTATTTAAAAACCTGTACAGATTTGTGAGTAGCAGTGGGGATTGGGGGAACAGGTGAAAGAGGGGCATGATTCAACAGCGCCACCATCATCTCTCTACTAGTACTGCACTGACAAAATAGACAAATTCATTTACTTACAAAATAGTATGATTCCTGTGAATCCATTTTTCATTTTTCGTGACTATAATTCATGTTAACTTTTACAACTGTTTCAATATAATTAATTTCGGAGTAATTTGTTTTCAGATATGTTTTCCCAAAACTAGGAGGCTTATTTGTACATTTATGACAAACACTTGAAATATTTTTGTGCTGGCTAAAGGTTATTTGAAGTGAAAGGGCTGTGCTGTGAATCCTGAGAGCAGAGCAACAATACTAAAGAGCCCACAGCACAGTGTGGGCTGCATGGATTGTACCTcaaaaacagaaagagagagcaggagaggaggatggggatgGTGTTTATTCTTTCATTTTTCCTTTGTAGTCAGAGAGAAAAGGGGAGGGGTTTCTTACTTGTGCTCAAAGTGCCTGCCTGCGCTTCACGTATTTCATGACGCAATCTCTGTGTGTTCCTCTCAtagcctacccactgggcacacactgggcacacactggttgaatcaaagttgtttccacgtccttccactgggcacagacgttgAATGGACGTCCCTGTGCGTACTTCCTTTCTCGCCCTTTTTCCTCTGAAAATACACCCACTGTAGGGGAGCTTTATATTGTGAAGACGCCTGGGTCTGTGCTTGAGCCCTATTCAATTATTGCACAGGCTAAATCAATCAACAGACTAGCCCTGAGTAAATGACCAGCCATTTGGAGCAACGTGCACCCTGTCAAAGGTGTGGTGCACCCCTCCAGCTGCTGTAAATGGTCTGCctgggaggctgagagagaggatggggtttATCCCAGAGAAACACCCTGCTTGGGGCTATCTATTGTGGCTGTTCTGACTGTGTGCCTAGGAGGCTGTTCGCTTTGGGGACTGCCTGGCTGTGACTGTAGAGAGGTggttctccctgcctctctctctctcccagccacACTGGATGTATGTGTTATTAAGTTGACCCACACTCTGCTCAATGTGCTGTGCTGATGTTTTCGCAGTGGGGGAACACATACATAAACAAGCTCAAAGCGCCTcactgtgttttgtgtgtgtgtgtgtgtgtgtgtgtgcgtaatccCAGAAACCAATGTTTTTGCCTCTCTTTGGTTTCATATTGGAGTGTCTCTACAAAGTCCTATTCAAACATCACATTGTGATGTAAACCAGACCTTACAACATGAGAGTGAAGATGAAAGATGTATTCACATGCCCTATGAATATGATTTATTCCTTTACTGCAAGGTGTTAAGTCCAGGGCCACTTCTGACTTAACATCATGCTTGATCGGGGTGAGCTGCATGTATACTGCTCCATGGCTGATGATGATTTGATTCTGTGTGTTTCATGGCTGGAGTTTTAACTGTCAAACCCCAACCTGAGAGCCCCGCTCTCTGTCAGAGCAGCTCACTGATACATTACCGTGTCCCGCAGTTAAACCACCTGCTACTCTAAATGTCACTGGCTGAAGGGTGTTGGACATGCTGTGGctggtagcctggcgggtaggagctttgggccagtaaccaaaaggttggtgtgattattcgcaaatggaagaaacacaaaataactgtcaatctccctcggcctggggctccatgcaagatctcacctcgtggagttgcaatgatcatgagaacggtgaggaataagcccagaactacacgggaggatcttgtcaatgatctcaaggcagctgggaccatagtcaccaagaaaacaattggtaacacactacgccgtgaaggactgaaatcctgctcaagaaagcacatatacaggcccctctgaagtttgccaatgaacatctgaatgattcagaggagaactgggtgaaagtgttgtggtcagatgagaccaaaattgagctctttggcatcaactcaactcgccgtgtttggaggaggaggaatgctgcctatgaccccaagaacaccatccccaccgtcaaacatggaggtggaaacattatgctttgggggtgtttttctgctaaggggacaggacaacttcaccgcatcaaagggacgatggatagggccatgtaccgtcaaatcttgggtgagaacctccttccctcagccagggcattgaaaatgggtcgtggatgggtattccagcatgacaatgacccaaaacacacggccaaggcaacaaaggagtggctcaagaagaggcacattaaggtcctggagtggcctagccagtctccagaccttaatcccatagaaaatctgtggagggagctgaaggttcgagttgccaaacgtcagcctcgaaaccttaatgacttggaaaagatctgcaaagagtgggacaaaatccctcctgagatgtgtgcaaacctggtggccaactacaagaaacgtctgacctctgtgattgccaacaagggttttgccaccaagtactaagtcatgttttgcagaggggtcaaatacttatttccctcattaaaatgcaaatacatttataacattttttacatgtgtttttctggattttttttttgttattctgtctctcactgttcaaataaacctaccattaaaattatagactgatcatttctttgtcagtgggcaaatgtacaaaatcagcaggggatcaaatacttttttccctcactgtatctctctcttcctcccagcTACCCTGTCTCAGCCACAATACAATCTCACTACTAAGGATTATGGTAATACAATCGTAAGACTTTTTTGTTTAACAAGGCACTCACTGTGGACTAAGACCTGCTTATAATTAAGCTTAGAAAAAGAAGATTAATTAATATCTCTGATATGCAACTGCTATCATTGTGCAGATGGACTCCTATAGGTTTATTCTATTCAATTTGATTACATTTATTACATTTTCTTGTGCTGTCTGTTTGCCACTTTCAGGTTGATTTGATTGTTTTCCACAGCATTTTAGGACCCCAAATGCAGACGGGGCGATGGAGAAGCACATACTGTATAGGCTATGTGAAATAACGAATGCGAATATAATACATGATAATTAGTTACGCACATTAAATATGACATTAGCACACAACATCTTGGCATTTTATGCTCGAGAGTTTCATTCCCCCTTACGTCTAAATAATTTTAGTAGATAATTATCACTGTGGGTCATGTTATGATCAGTTGCCTAAATACCCCGGTGTCACAGAGCGCAGCTGGCGCCTGTTTACCTTACCTTTATGAGTTTGCACCTGATCTGCGCGGACACCATATGGCTGTTTCGCAGGTTGCCCACGCGGAACATGAGGCACAGTTTTCCGTCGCGCTGCGAGATCACTGAGTCCTGGCTAAACATAAGCGTCTCTGCGCGCTTCTTGGGCTGGGACATTTTAATGAACATGCAGCCGATCAGAAAGGCGTCCACGATGGACCCCAGCAGCGACTGGAATAAGAAGAGAATGATGCCCTCCGGACATTTCTCCGTGATGTAGCGGTAACCGTAGCCGATGGTGGCCTCGGTCTCTATGAAGAATAGGAAAGCGGAGGGGAAGTTGTAAACGTTGGCAACGCAGGGGGTGTAGGATGAGTCGTGGCCATGGTTTATGTCCCCTCTGATGTAGGCGATGATCCACCACATAGAAGCCATGACCAGCCACGCTACTGTATAGGTCAGAACAAAGATAAGCAAGTTCCATCGCCACTTGAGGTCCACCAAGGTGGTGAAGAGGTCGGAGATGTATCGGCTGGTCTCCCCGCCGAGGTTCCCGTGCTGCACGTTGCAGCGGCCGTTCTTCTCCACGAACCGCTGGCGTTTCTTTTTGACAGGTGCTGAAAAAGCGGTGGTGTCACGGTTTGTATTCACAACCTGATAGTCCTCCCCAAATTTCCTCCGTAGCGCGGCCATAACTTTACCAGAGTGTGAAAAAATCACTTGCACTTTTGATCCATTACTTTGTTTTCTTAATTTCACAAAGACTTGTTATCTGCAGTGCGTAAAGGACTCCATGGCCAATAACGCGCTGCGCAAGGATCTGGGTATCCTCCCCAAAACAGTGCACTCTTTACAAAAGCTTTTAACCTACTCTCACCGGCTTTAGTTGAACATTTTTCCACAAAAAATATATGATGGATTGGTGTGCCATAAGGAGGTGATGGTTGTTCGCTCGCTGTCCCTCTGCTTTCGATTCAAGTGAGAGTGAGCTCCAAGTAGCCTATACAGTCTCCTGAACAGACATGCCCACACTGAGAGCTGAgagactgtgtgcgtgtgtgtgtgtgtgagagagagagagggggggggggggggttattcaATTTAATTTGTCATCAGATTTTTAAACAATTAAAAGAAATAACAAATATATATGTCATTTAAAAACAGTATTCCTTGAGGAGAGGTAGGCCTGTCTACGAGTAGCCCTGCCGATAGGATAATTACAAAAAACAACCACTTGATTAGGCTACCGTAGCCTAATGAAACTCGGGATGGTTGGTCCCCATGCATCACTCTCCGCTGCCCCTCTCAAGTCAGACACTGCCACCTTGCGGACAGAAAACGCACGTACAATCGTATGAGCGTGGCGCAGGGGTCAGTGATATAGTGAGCCTATACTTTTCTATGAGGCCCTCTATGAAAACAGTCAAATAAAAACAGTGTTTATTAATTTACTCCAATTTGCTTTGCAGCAACTTTCCCGTACATTCTATTGCCACAGCTCCATATT is drawn from Coregonus clupeaformis isolate EN_2021a unplaced genomic scaffold, ASM2061545v1 scaf0136, whole genome shotgun sequence and contains these coding sequences:
- the LOC121569492 gene encoding G protein-activated inward rectifier potassium channel 1-like isoform X2 is translated as MAALRRKFGEDYQVVNTNRDTTAFSAPVKKKRQRFVEKNGRCNVQHGNLGGETSRYISDLFTTLVDLKWRWNLLIFVLTYTVAWLVMASMWWIIAYIRGDINHGHDSSYTPCVANVYNFPSAFLFFIETEATIGYGYRYITEKCPEGIILFLFQSLLGSIVDAFLIGCMFIKMSQPKKRAETLMFSQDSVISQRDGKLCLMFRVGNLRNSHMVSAQIRCKLIKSRQTPEGEFLPLDQCELDVGFGTGADQLFLVSPLTICHEINPKSPFFDLSQRSLMNEQFEIVVILEGIVETTALWFSELRSKAGG
- the LOC121569492 gene encoding G protein-activated inward rectifier potassium channel 1-like isoform X3 codes for the protein MAALRRKFGEDYQVVNTNRDTTAFSAPVKKKRQRFVEKNGRCNVQHGNLGGETSRYISDLFTTLVDLKWRWNLLIFVLTYTVAWLVMASMWWIIAYIRGDINHGHDSSYTPCVANVYNFPSAFLFFIETEATIGYGYRYITEKCPEGIILFLFQSLLGSIVDAFLIGCMFIKMSQPKKRAETLMFSQDSVISQRDGKLCLMFRVGNLRNSHMVSAQIRCKLIKV